The following are encoded in a window of Vespa crabro chromosome 2, iyVesCrab1.2, whole genome shotgun sequence genomic DNA:
- the LOC124422341 gene encoding post-GPI attachment to proteins factor 2-like, with protein sequence MTMNKLRLGSDYIPLTEEDMLKVRAIISFSRLAWVTVSIPLFAFIFCIIWSVLYNFEHATATHCKVYNFLPSVSATIGHYRPQRDVWKLAIAIQSVTRMLVLIMYYRYYKEHVYKWARYISNIVLSTYIVENISLITLSFWTSDSNYAFHKLSFITFLLMSSIHMPLSYFVMKNCCNVTRDFYETASIRWKWRAMMSNVLSILLACYFFYRHNKYCEPLVYSMFALSEYGVVLSNMMFHSTAAWDFATSRVLISGNGIRLI encoded by the exons ATGACGATGAATAAATTGAGACTGGGGTCAGATTACATTCCCCTCACTGAAGAAGACATGTTGAAAGTTCGAgcgattatttcattttcgagACTAGCTTGGGTTACTGTATCTATACCATTGTTTGCATTTATTTTCTGTATTATTTGGTCTGtactttataattttgaaCATGCCACTGCAACCCACTGTAAG GTCTACAATTTTCTTCCATCAGTTTCTGCAACGATCGGCCATTACAGACCTCAAAGAGATGTTTGGAAATTGGCGATTGCTATACAAAGTGTAACTAGAATGttagttttaattatgtattatcgttattataaagaacatgtatataaatgggCACGATATATCAGTAATATTGTCTTATCTACAtatattgtcgaaaatataTCTCTAATAACTCTAAGCTTCTGGACTTCAGACTCAAACTATG caTTTCacaaattatcttttataacatttttattaatgtcttCTATTCATATGCCATTATCATACTTTGTTATGAAGAATTGTTGTAACGTAACCAGAGATTTTTATGAAACTGCATCTATAAGATGGAAATGGAGGGCAATGATGTCAAATGTGTTGTCCATATTATTAgcatgttattttttttataggcataataaatattgcgaACCATTAG TATATTCGATGTTCGCTTTGAGTGAATACGGTGTTGTTCTCTCAAATATGATGTTTCATTCGACAGCTGCATGGGACTTTGCAACATCTAGAGTTTTGATATCAGGGAATGGTATTAGattgatttaa
- the LOC124422340 gene encoding L-2-hydroxyglutarate dehydrogenase, mitochondrial isoform X1 produces MTGNILSLLIRPTISSNLNCLIRRYTCMSSNDICNIYDLVVVGGGIVGCATAREMLIRHPNLKIIIVEKENALAKHQTGHNSGVIHCGVYYMPGSIKAKLCVEGLKLTYDYLCKNDIPHKKIGKLIVAQNHQQVDLINALFERGLKNNVPDLQLVDKECISNYEPKCKGEKAIWSPWTGIVDWAEVCNHFAKDFQKLGGEILLNYEVEGFAEMVESQIREQLAPIIVQSKNKFILTKYVLTCAGLHSDRLAVMTGCDQNPRIVPFRGEYLLLNKDKTHLCTTNIYPVPNPELPFLGVHFTPRINGEMWLGPNAILALSREGYKWNNINIRDCIEMAKFPGLYKLCFRYFVPGVTEIIKSIFYPLAVKDLQKFIPEISYKDVKRGPAGVRAQALDRDGRLVDDFVFDNGNGNIGNRVLHCRNAPSPAATSSMAIAKHIVDKMENNFKF; encoded by the exons ATGACGGGAAACATTTTAAGTTTATTGATAAGACCAACGATATCGTCGAATTTAAATTGTCTGATACGTCGTTATACGTGCATGTCAAG cAATGATATTTGCAACATATACGATCTCGTTGTCGTTGGTGGTGGAATCGTGGGATGTGCTACGGCGCGTGAAATGTTAATAAGACATcctaatttgaaaataattatcgtagaaaaagaaaatgcattAGCGAAACATCAAACAGGCCACAATAGTGGCGTAATTCACTGTGGCGTTTATTATATGCCTGGTAGTATAAag GCGAAGCTGTGTGTCGAAGGTTTAAAACTGACATATGACTATTTATGCAAGAACGATATACCTCATAAAAAGATAGGTAAATTGATAGTAGCTCAGAATCACCAACAGGTTGATTTGATAAATGCTCTTTTCGAACGAggattgaaaaataatgtacCTGATCTTCAATTAGTCGATAAAGAGTGCATCTCAAATTACGAACCAAAATGTAAG ggTGAAAAGGCCATTTGGTCGCCATGGACGGGAATTGTAGATTGGGCTGAGGTTTGTAATCATTTTGCCaaagattttcaaaaattgGGCGGTGAAATATTGCTTAATTATGAAGTTGAAGGATTCGCAGAAATGGTGGAATCGCAAATAAGAGAACAACTTGCACCTATAATCGTTCAGTCTAAAAATAAG tttattttaacaaaatatgtATTAACATGCGCTGGTCTACATTCGGATCGTTTAGCCGTCATGACAGGATGCGATCAAAATCCACGGATAGTTCCCTTCCGAGGCGAATACCTTCTtctaaataaagataaaacacATTTATGTACAACGAACATATATCCGGTACCTAATCCGGAATTACCGTTCTTGGGCGTACACTTTACGCCTAGAATAAATGGCGAAATGTGGCTAGGCCCGAATGCAATTTTGGCGCTATCTAGAGAAGGTTACAA ATGGAATAATATCAACATAAGAGATTGCATAGAAATGGCCAAATTTCCTGGATTGTATAAGCTCTGCTTCAGGTACTTTGTACCTGGAGTtacagaaataattaaatcaattttctatCCATTGGCAGTAAAGGATCTTCAAAAATTTATACCAGAAATTTCGTATAAAGATGTAAAGAG aGGACCAGCTGGTGTCAGGGCACAAGCATTAGACCGTGATGGTAGACTGGTAGACGACTTTGTTTTTGACAATGGAAATGGGAATATTGGAAACAGAGTTCTTCATTGTCGTAATGCTCCTTCACCTGCTGCAACGAGTAGCATGGCCATAGCAAAACACATTGTtgataaaatggaaaataatttcaagttttAA
- the LOC124422340 gene encoding L-2-hydroxyglutarate dehydrogenase, mitochondrial isoform X2: MLIRHPNLKIIIVEKENALAKHQTGHNSGVIHCGVYYMPGSIKAKLCVEGLKLTYDYLCKNDIPHKKIGKLIVAQNHQQVDLINALFERGLKNNVPDLQLVDKECISNYEPKCKGEKAIWSPWTGIVDWAEVCNHFAKDFQKLGGEILLNYEVEGFAEMVESQIREQLAPIIVQSKNKFILTKYVLTCAGLHSDRLAVMTGCDQNPRIVPFRGEYLLLNKDKTHLCTTNIYPVPNPELPFLGVHFTPRINGEMWLGPNAILALSREGYKWNNINIRDCIEMAKFPGLYKLCFRYFVPGVTEIIKSIFYPLAVKDLQKFIPEISYKDVKRGPAGVRAQALDRDGRLVDDFVFDNGNGNIGNRVLHCRNAPSPAATSSMAIAKHIVDKMENNFKF; encoded by the exons ATGTTAATAAGACATcctaatttgaaaataattatcgtagaaaaagaaaatgcattAGCGAAACATCAAACAGGCCACAATAGTGGCGTAATTCACTGTGGCGTTTATTATATGCCTGGTAGTATAAag GCGAAGCTGTGTGTCGAAGGTTTAAAACTGACATATGACTATTTATGCAAGAACGATATACCTCATAAAAAGATAGGTAAATTGATAGTAGCTCAGAATCACCAACAGGTTGATTTGATAAATGCTCTTTTCGAACGAggattgaaaaataatgtacCTGATCTTCAATTAGTCGATAAAGAGTGCATCTCAAATTACGAACCAAAATGTAAG ggTGAAAAGGCCATTTGGTCGCCATGGACGGGAATTGTAGATTGGGCTGAGGTTTGTAATCATTTTGCCaaagattttcaaaaattgGGCGGTGAAATATTGCTTAATTATGAAGTTGAAGGATTCGCAGAAATGGTGGAATCGCAAATAAGAGAACAACTTGCACCTATAATCGTTCAGTCTAAAAATAAG tttattttaacaaaatatgtATTAACATGCGCTGGTCTACATTCGGATCGTTTAGCCGTCATGACAGGATGCGATCAAAATCCACGGATAGTTCCCTTCCGAGGCGAATACCTTCTtctaaataaagataaaacacATTTATGTACAACGAACATATATCCGGTACCTAATCCGGAATTACCGTTCTTGGGCGTACACTTTACGCCTAGAATAAATGGCGAAATGTGGCTAGGCCCGAATGCAATTTTGGCGCTATCTAGAGAAGGTTACAA ATGGAATAATATCAACATAAGAGATTGCATAGAAATGGCCAAATTTCCTGGATTGTATAAGCTCTGCTTCAGGTACTTTGTACCTGGAGTtacagaaataattaaatcaattttctatCCATTGGCAGTAAAGGATCTTCAAAAATTTATACCAGAAATTTCGTATAAAGATGTAAAGAG aGGACCAGCTGGTGTCAGGGCACAAGCATTAGACCGTGATGGTAGACTGGTAGACGACTTTGTTTTTGACAATGGAAATGGGAATATTGGAAACAGAGTTCTTCATTGTCGTAATGCTCCTTCACCTGCTGCAACGAGTAGCATGGCCATAGCAAAACACATTGTtgataaaatggaaaataatttcaagttttAA